One Panicum virgatum strain AP13 chromosome 9K, P.virgatum_v5, whole genome shotgun sequence genomic region harbors:
- the LOC120652267 gene encoding glutathione S-transferase T3-like isoform X2 codes for MLRPPRSQPTVDGEDGSWNGSPALPLNGEQLDGAMDSRCYTNLLVNEGEDSQDAAPTSDPTIHETPATTKSSQGRTKNFSSAEDILLVSAWLNVDMDPVQGVDQSQGTYWRRIYKYFHANKTFESTRTEVSLMNRWCGIQHDVNVFCRCVARIEAKNQSGSIVDDKIAHACALFKAEDKKERKFNFMHCWNILKDKPKWMDKRKEIGTAKKTSNKKRKTMAISAPASVVPADAPAALAAAGDVSEPAGRPDEKKEKQKLRQQKLRQCLTMEAVDYLMAKKKEADLEKDLKKEERCNKAFALQEERIKLEREKFEFQRELEEDRIIDLDLSTMTYKQQQYYEDRKNKILARRLNI; via the exons ATGCTCAGGCCGCCGCGTTCCCAGCCAACGGTGGATGGGGAGGACGGCTCGTGGAATGGATCCCCCGCGCTCCCGTTGAATGGTGAGCAATTGGACG GTGCTATGGATTCAAGGTGTTACACTAACCTCCTAGTGAATGAGGGTGAAGATTCTCAAGATGCTGCACCTACTAGTGATCCAACCATCCATGAAACTCCTGCAACAACCAAGAGTTCTCAGGGTAGAACCAAAAATTTCAGTTCTGCGGAGGATATACTTCTTGTGTCAGCTTGGCTAAATGTGGACATGGATCCTGTACAAGGAGTTGATCAATCACAGGGCACATATTGGAGAAGAATTTATAAATATTTCCATGCAAACAAGACATTCGAGTCAACTCGTACAGAAGTTTCTTTGATGAATCGTTGGTGTGGTATACAACATGATGTGAATGTGTTTTGTAGATGTGTGGCCAGGATTGAGGCTAAGAACCAGAGTGGTTCCATAGTTGATGACAAG ATCGCACATGCATGTGCACTTTTCAAGGCCGAGGACAAGAAGGAGAGGAAGTTTAACTTTATGCATTGCTGGAATATCCTAAAGGATAAGCCCAAGTGGATGGATAAGCGTAAGGAAATTGGAACTGCCAAAAAAACAAGCAATAAGAAACGGAAGACAATGGCAATATCAGCTCCTGCATCAGTTGTCCCTGCAGATGCCCCTGCTGCCCTAGCAGCTGCTGGTGATGTTAGTGAACCAGCAGGAAGACCTGACGAAAAGAAGGAGAAACAGAAGCTACGGCAACAGAAGCTACGGCAATGTTTGACCATGGAAGCCGTGGACTATCTaatggcaaagaagaaagaagctGACCTTGAGAAAGACTTGAAGAAAGAAGAGAGGTGCAACAAAGCCTTTGCTCTGCAGGAAGAAAGGATCAAATTGGAGAGGGAAAAGTTCGAGTTCCAGAGAGAGCTGGAAGAGGACAGAATTATTGATTTGGATTTGAGCACAATGACATACAAACAACAGCAGTATTATGAAGATCGTAAGAATAAGATACTTGCTAGGCGTTTGAATATCTAG
- the LOC120652267 gene encoding glutathione S-transferase T3-like isoform X1: protein MLRPPRSQPTVDGEDGSWNGSPALPLNGEQLDGTQTRTGAMDSRCYTNLLVNEGEDSQDAAPTSDPTIHETPATTKSSQGRTKNFSSAEDILLVSAWLNVDMDPVQGVDQSQGTYWRRIYKYFHANKTFESTRTEVSLMNRWCGIQHDVNVFCRCVARIEAKNQSGSIVDDKIAHACALFKAEDKKERKFNFMHCWNILKDKPKWMDKRKEIGTAKKTSNKKRKTMAISAPASVVPADAPAALAAAGDVSEPAGRPDEKKEKQKLRQQKLRQCLTMEAVDYLMAKKKEADLEKDLKKEERCNKAFALQEERIKLEREKFEFQRELEEDRIIDLDLSTMTYKQQQYYEDRKNKILARRLNI, encoded by the exons ATGCTCAGGCCGCCGCGTTCCCAGCCAACGGTGGATGGGGAGGACGGCTCGTGGAATGGATCCCCCGCGCTCCCGTTGAATGGTGAGCAATTGGACGGTACGCAGACCCGCACTG GTGCTATGGATTCAAGGTGTTACACTAACCTCCTAGTGAATGAGGGTGAAGATTCTCAAGATGCTGCACCTACTAGTGATCCAACCATCCATGAAACTCCTGCAACAACCAAGAGTTCTCAGGGTAGAACCAAAAATTTCAGTTCTGCGGAGGATATACTTCTTGTGTCAGCTTGGCTAAATGTGGACATGGATCCTGTACAAGGAGTTGATCAATCACAGGGCACATATTGGAGAAGAATTTATAAATATTTCCATGCAAACAAGACATTCGAGTCAACTCGTACAGAAGTTTCTTTGATGAATCGTTGGTGTGGTATACAACATGATGTGAATGTGTTTTGTAGATGTGTGGCCAGGATTGAGGCTAAGAACCAGAGTGGTTCCATAGTTGATGACAAG ATCGCACATGCATGTGCACTTTTCAAGGCCGAGGACAAGAAGGAGAGGAAGTTTAACTTTATGCATTGCTGGAATATCCTAAAGGATAAGCCCAAGTGGATGGATAAGCGTAAGGAAATTGGAACTGCCAAAAAAACAAGCAATAAGAAACGGAAGACAATGGCAATATCAGCTCCTGCATCAGTTGTCCCTGCAGATGCCCCTGCTGCCCTAGCAGCTGCTGGTGATGTTAGTGAACCAGCAGGAAGACCTGACGAAAAGAAGGAGAAACAGAAGCTACGGCAACAGAAGCTACGGCAATGTTTGACCATGGAAGCCGTGGACTATCTaatggcaaagaagaaagaagctGACCTTGAGAAAGACTTGAAGAAAGAAGAGAGGTGCAACAAAGCCTTTGCTCTGCAGGAAGAAAGGATCAAATTGGAGAGGGAAAAGTTCGAGTTCCAGAGAGAGCTGGAAGAGGACAGAATTATTGATTTGGATTTGAGCACAATGACATACAAACAACAGCAGTATTATGAAGATCGTAAGAATAAGATACTTGCTAGGCGTTTGAATATCTAG
- the LOC120652268 gene encoding 10 kDa chaperonin, mitochondrial-like — protein sequence MAKRLIPSLNRVLVEKLLQPKKSAGGILLPETTKQLNAAKVIAVGPGDRDRDGKLIPVSLSEGDTVLLPEYGGTEVKLAEKEYLLFREHDILGKLEE from the exons ATGGCGAAGCGTCTGATCCCGTCGCTGAACCGGGTGCTGGTGGAGAAGCTGCTGCAGCCCAAGAAGAGCGCCGGCGGCATCCTCCTCCCGGAGACCACCAAGCAG CTGAATGCTGCGAAAGTCATAGCTGTTGGACCGGGTGATCGTGATAGGGATGGCAAGCTGATCCCTGTATCTTTGAGTGAAGGTGACACTGTTCTACTTCCTGAGTACGGTGGAACAGAAGTGAAGCTCGCTGAGAAAGA GTACCTTCTTTTCAGAGAGCACGACATACTGGGAAAGCTAGAGGAGTAA
- the LOC120652266 gene encoding calcium/calmodulin-dependent serine/threonine-protein kinase 1-like, which yields MGLCHGKSVAVQEPAEEEEEAQVAAGAAPPAAGRDDGVASPAKAPATPKQPKFSFYLPSPLPPSSYKGSPAHSSVTSTPARKRPLPFPPPSPAKHIRALLARRHGSIKPNEASIPEGAEPDLGLDKTFGYSKHFTAKYELGREVGRGHFGYTCAAKAKKGELKGEDVAVKVIPKAKMTTTIAIEDVRREVRILSSLTGHSNLVQFYDAFEDEENVYVVMELCNGGELLDRILARGGKYSEEDAKVVIHQILSVASFCHLQGIVHRDLKPENFLFMSKDENSALKVIDFGLSDFVKPDERLNDIVGSAYYVAPEVLHRSYGTEADMWSIGVIVYILLCGSRPFWARTESGIFRAVLKAEPSFDETPWPTLSAEAKDFVKRLLNKDYRKRMTAAQALCHPWIRGTQEININLDMIIYRLMRAYISSSSLRKSALRALAKTLTIDQLFYLRGQFALLGPNKSGQISLQNMKMALMKNSSGAMNDSRVVDFVNSICNIPYGKFDFEEFSASAISVYQMEGLETWEQHAQQAYELFDKEGNRPIMIEELASELGLGPSVPLHVVLQDWIRQDGKLSLLGFMKLLHGVSLRTIPKV from the exons atgggcCTCTGCCACGGCAAGTCGGTGGCGGTCCAGGAgccagcggaggaggaggaggaagcccaagtagccgccggcgcggcgcccccGGCTGCGGGTCGCGATGACGGGGTTGCCTCGCCGGCGAAGGCGCCTGCGACACCCAAGCAGCCCAAGTTCTCATTCTACCTGCCGAGCCCGCTCCCGCCCTCCAGCTACAAGGGCTCACCGGCCCACTCCAGCGTCACCTCCACGCCGGCGCGCAAGCGCCCGTTGCCgttcccgccgccgtcgcccgccaaGCACATCCGCGCGCTCCTGGCGCGCCGGCATGGCTCGATCAAGCCCAATGAGGCGTCCATCCCCGAGGGCGCCGAGCCGGACCTGGGGCTGGACAAGACCTTCGGATACTCCAAGCACTTCACGGCCAAGTACGAGCTCGGCCGGGAGGTTGGGCGCGGCCACTTCGGCTACACCTGCGCCGCCAAGGCCAAGAAGGGCGAGCTCAAGGGAGAGGACGTCGCCGTCAAGGTCATTCCAAAGGCCAAG ATGACTACTACTATTGCCATTGAAGATGTCAGAAGAGAAGTCAGAATATTGAGTTCTTTAACAGGTCACAGCAATCTAGTGCAGTTTTATGATGCTTTTGAGGATgaagaaaatgtatatgtcgttATGGA GTTATGCAATGGAGGTGAACTGCTGGACAGGATTTTGGCTAG AGGTGGAAAATATTCTGAGGAAGATGCTAAGGTGGTTATTCATCAAATTCTAAGTGTTGCTTCATTTTGCCATCTTCAGGGTATTGTTCATCGGGATCTGAAACCTGAG AATTTCCTTTTCATGTCAAAGGACGAGAATTCTGCCTTGAAAGTCATAGACTTTGGTTTGTCTGACTTTGTCAAACCAG ATGAAAGACTTAATGACATTGTTGGAAGTGCATATTATGTTGCTCCTGAAGTGCTCCATCGATCTTACGGCACTGAGGCAGATATGTGGAGCATTGGAGTAATTGTATATATTTTGCTTTGTGGAAGCCGCCCTTTCTGGGCACGAACTGAATCAGGGATTTTCCGAGCTGTCCTAAAAGCAGAGCCTAGTTTTGATGAAACCCCATGGCCTACCCTTTCTGCTGAAGCGAAAGATTTTGTAAAAAGACTACTCAATAAGGATTACCGCAAGAGGATGACTGCTGCACAAGCCCTCT GTCATCCATGGATCCGTGGCACTCAGGAAATTAACATTAATTTAGACATGATTATCTACAGGCTTATGAGGGCTTACATAAGTTCATCTTCTCTACGGAAGTCTGCATTGAGG GCTCTTGCAAAGACACTGACGATAGATCAGCTCTTCTACCTAAGAGGGCAGTTTGCATTGCTAGGTCCGAACAAGAGTGGCCAAATCTCCTTGCAAAATATGAAGATG GCCTTGATGAAGAATTCCTCGGGTGCAATGAATGATTCTAGGGTGGTTGACTTTGTTAACTCA ATATGCAATATCCCGTATGGAAAGTTTGATTTTGAGGAGTTCTCGGCTTCGGCTATTAGCGTTTATCAAATGGAGGGCCTGGAGACATGGGAACAACATGCTCAGCAAGCATATGAATTATTTGACAAGGAGGGCAACCGACCAATTATGATAGAAGAACTTGCATCG GAACTTGGACTTGGCCCTTCAGTTCCACTTCATGTTGTTCTCCAAGATTGGATCAGGCAGGATGGAAAACTCAGTCTGCTCGGATTCATGAAGCTATTGCATGGAGTTTCTTTGCGCACAATCCCTAAAGTCTAA